One genomic window of uncultured delta proteobacterium includes the following:
- a CDS encoding hypothetical protein (Evidence 5 : No homology to any previously reported sequences) has translation MKKILLPVKQNVIPAKAGIQAAQDLCNHTLWQSQKLRCARPAALKCSDWRTGKFLISSRRIRKASPRRPAAA, from the coding sequence GTGAAAAAAATACTACTTCCGGTGAAGCAGAACGTCATCCCCGCGAAGGCGGGGATCCAGGCGGCACAAGATTTGTGCAACCATACTCTATGGCAGAGTCAGAAACTACGATGCGCTCGCCCTGCTGCCCTTAAATGCTCCGATTGGCGAACCGGAAAGTTTTTGATAAGCTCCCGCCGTATACGGAAAGCATCGCCACGGCGCCCGGCCGCTGCCTAG
- a CDS encoding UvrD/REP helicase has translation MLRLANRKVFDKLPPYTESIATAPGRCLGREQGRKAVKGVFMKQFRADLHIHSRYSRATSRRLTPANLAAWAQVKGLHVLGSGDFTHSGWRKELKDALTFDEDTGLYRVRETKAVDAELPEYTGGEGKSPLFMLQAEISSIYKRGGAVRKVHNLVFVPDFAAADNLCKKLAVVGNLESDGRPILGLDSRDLLEMVLETAPNAFLVPAHIWTPWFALFGSKSGFNDITECFGDLSNEVFALETGLSSDPEMNRLWSALDRFKLISNSDAHSGENLGREANLFTGPATYDGMYRALKGLPTETVFDGTLEFYPEEGKYHLDGHRKCNVVLTPKETRELGGICPVCGKPLTVGVLYRVMELADRDEPVYPQGPQGPGGENGAGGKNFASLIPLPEILAEILGNGSKSKKVAALYAKVVAKFGSELEILQTVPVDDLARFMPPLGEGVDRMRKGLVTREGGYDGEYGVVTVFSEQERREFTKGALLTGFTPAAVGLTLDGKETEAPKRRRAKKREEGTGTAPADAAPAAPAPEAPRPEAFSPEPLPQDGPDVTAAPGAPGAPGGNAPAEAPLRKNEAQAKAVAAGPGPVLVIAGPGTGKTRTLVERVLHLLEKGVSARHILAVTFTRRAAGEMDERIAAALEGKTGKDAPMPRSDTLHALAFELWHKTHDEAPTLLSEEAARRVFAEANGDVSKARLREAWDAISLAREKREALDDDLAGMYARYSRQKGGWNLADYTDLLEFWLEQIQTGLYTTPWAEILVDEIQDLSHLQLTLLKAILPADGRGFFGIGDPDQSIYGFRGAHGEAQAFFKAAWPSIAVITLRENYRSAPAILNAASSLLGEKSACGKLVAAREEAPGAENAARMHLFEAPSADAEASWVAAQVRALVGGSSLTLRNQVREAGLALPEAGEYSPSDIAILVRMRSLAPLLQKALTRVGLLAAVPEDEGFWMDERVARIIREAGRMIGISGGQEEDRLPCSDAVITRGPAGIAAYFEGLEFFDPMFWQSTAFKALDRAYREYGGWQGLINWVHLQTELEQVKSKSERVQIMSLHAAKGLEFKAVFLPALEDGLLPFAGPGMLTGQVDRAAPPADIDEERRLFYVGLTRAKENLFLSHAAHRKLYGRELHLKPSRFLADLPLEGLSRSALVAKQKREEQQLKLL, from the coding sequence ATGCTCCGATTGGCGAACCGGAAAGTTTTTGATAAGCTCCCGCCGTATACGGAAAGCATCGCCACGGCGCCCGGCCGCTGCCTAGGCCGGGAACAGGGGCGAAAAGCCGTTAAGGGCGTGTTCATGAAACAGTTTCGGGCGGATTTGCATATTCATTCGCGGTATTCCCGGGCCACGAGCCGGCGGCTTACCCCGGCCAACCTGGCGGCCTGGGCCCAGGTGAAAGGGCTGCACGTGCTGGGGAGCGGGGACTTCACCCATTCCGGCTGGCGCAAGGAACTGAAGGACGCCCTGACCTTCGACGAGGATACCGGCCTTTACCGCGTGCGCGAGACAAAGGCCGTTGACGCCGAGTTGCCGGAATACACCGGCGGGGAGGGCAAATCGCCGCTTTTCATGCTCCAGGCGGAGATCAGCTCCATCTACAAACGCGGCGGCGCGGTGCGCAAGGTGCACAACCTGGTATTCGTGCCCGATTTCGCGGCGGCGGACAACCTCTGCAAAAAACTCGCCGTCGTCGGCAACCTGGAATCCGACGGCCGCCCCATCCTGGGGCTGGATTCGCGAGACCTCCTGGAAATGGTGCTGGAAACGGCGCCGAACGCCTTCCTCGTTCCAGCGCATATCTGGACGCCCTGGTTCGCGCTGTTCGGCTCCAAATCCGGGTTCAACGATATCACCGAGTGCTTCGGCGATCTTTCGAACGAAGTGTTCGCCCTGGAAACCGGCCTTTCCTCGGACCCGGAAATGAACCGGCTCTGGAGCGCCCTGGACCGCTTCAAGCTGATCTCGAACTCCGACGCCCACTCCGGCGAAAACCTGGGGCGCGAGGCCAACCTCTTCACCGGCCCGGCGACCTATGACGGCATGTACCGCGCCCTCAAGGGGCTGCCCACGGAAACGGTTTTTGACGGCACCCTGGAATTTTACCCCGAGGAAGGCAAGTACCACCTGGACGGGCACCGCAAGTGCAACGTGGTGCTCACCCCGAAAGAGACCCGCGAGCTTGGCGGCATCTGCCCGGTCTGCGGCAAGCCGCTGACCGTGGGCGTGCTGTACCGGGTCATGGAGCTGGCGGACCGGGACGAACCCGTTTATCCACAAGGGCCACAAGGGCCAGGCGGGGAAAACGGGGCGGGCGGCAAAAACTTCGCCTCCCTCATCCCGTTGCCGGAAATCCTGGCGGAAATCCTGGGCAACGGGTCAAAATCCAAGAAAGTCGCGGCCCTGTATGCCAAGGTCGTGGCCAAATTCGGCTCGGAGCTGGAAATACTGCAAACCGTGCCCGTTGACGACCTTGCCCGGTTTATGCCCCCGCTCGGGGAAGGCGTGGACCGCATGCGCAAGGGGCTTGTCACGCGCGAGGGCGGCTATGACGGCGAATACGGCGTGGTGACCGTGTTTTCGGAGCAGGAGCGGCGCGAGTTCACCAAAGGCGCGCTGCTCACCGGGTTCACCCCCGCGGCCGTGGGCCTGACGCTCGACGGCAAGGAGACGGAAGCCCCCAAACGCCGCCGGGCAAAAAAACGCGAGGAAGGCACCGGGACGGCTCCGGCGGATGCGGCCCCAGCCGCGCCCGCACCGGAAGCGCCGCGGCCGGAAGCCTTTTCGCCGGAACCGTTGCCGCAAGACGGGCCGGACGTAACCGCCGCACCGGGCGCACCGGGCGCACCGGGCGGGAACGCCCCCGCCGAAGCGCCGCTCCGCAAAAACGAAGCGCAGGCCAAGGCCGTGGCCGCCGGTCCCGGCCCGGTGCTGGTCATTGCCGGTCCCGGCACGGGCAAAACCCGCACCCTGGTTGAACGGGTCCTCCATCTTCTGGAGAAGGGCGTCAGCGCGCGCCACATCCTGGCCGTGACCTTCACCCGGCGCGCCGCCGGGGAAATGGACGAGCGCATCGCCGCCGCGTTGGAAGGCAAGACGGGCAAGGACGCGCCCATGCCGCGCTCGGATACCCTCCACGCCCTGGCCTTTGAGCTGTGGCACAAAACCCATGACGAAGCGCCCACCCTCCTCAGCGAGGAAGCGGCCCGCCGCGTGTTTGCCGAAGCCAACGGAGACGTGTCCAAAGCCCGCCTGCGCGAGGCCTGGGACGCCATATCCCTCGCCCGCGAGAAGCGCGAGGCGCTGGACGACGATCTCGCCGGCATGTACGCGCGGTATTCGCGGCAGAAGGGCGGCTGGAACCTGGCGGATTACACGGATCTTCTGGAGTTCTGGCTCGAGCAGATCCAGACGGGCCTTTACACCACGCCCTGGGCGGAAATCCTGGTGGATGAAATCCAGGACCTCTCCCATTTGCAGCTTACCCTCTTGAAAGCCATTCTGCCCGCCGACGGGCGCGGCTTTTTCGGCATCGGCGACCCGGACCAGAGCATTTACGGCTTTCGCGGCGCGCACGGGGAAGCCCAGGCCTTTTTCAAGGCCGCCTGGCCCTCCATCGCGGTCATCACGTTGCGGGAGAACTACCGTTCCGCCCCGGCCATCCTGAACGCGGCCTCAAGCCTGCTGGGCGAAAAATCCGCCTGCGGCAAGCTGGTGGCTGCCCGTGAAGAGGCGCCGGGAGCGGAAAACGCCGCGCGCATGCATCTTTTCGAAGCGCCGAGCGCGGATGCCGAGGCGTCCTGGGTTGCGGCCCAAGTCCGCGCCCTGGTGGGCGGCAGCAGCCTGACCCTGCGCAACCAGGTCCGCGAAGCCGGGCTCGCCCTGCCGGAAGCCGGCGAGTACAGCCCGTCGGACATAGCCATTTTGGTCCGCATGCGGTCCCTGGCCCCGCTGTTGCAAAAAGCCCTCACGCGCGTAGGGCTTCTCGCCGCGGTGCCCGAGGACGAAGGGTTCTGGATGGACGAGCGCGTGGCCCGCATCATCCGGGAAGCAGGCCGTATGATCGGCATTTCCGGCGGGCAGGAAGAAGACCGCCTGCCCTGCTCGGACGCGGTCATAACGCGGGGCCCGGCGGGTATTGCCGCCTATTTCGAGGGGCTGGAATTTTTCGACCCCATGTTCTGGCAATCCACGGCCTTCAAGGCCCTTGACCGGGCATACCGGGAATACGGCGGCTGGCAGGGCCTTATCAACTGGGTGCATTTGCAGACCGAGCTGGAACAGGTGAAAAGCAAGAGCGAGCGCGTGCAGATCATGAGCTTGCACGCGGCCAAGGGCCTGGAATTCAAGGCCGTGTTCCTCCCGGCCCTGGAGGACGGGCTCTTGCCGTTCGCCGGTCCCGGCATGCTGACGGGCCAGGTGGACCGTGCCGCGCCCCCGGCGGACATCGACGAGGAACGGCGGTTGTTCTACGTGGGGCTGACCCGCGCCAAGGAAAATCTGTTCCTGTCCCACGCCGCGCACCGGAAGCTTTACGGCAGGGAACTGCACTTAAAACCGTCCCGTTTCCTGGCGGATCTCCCCCTCGAAGGCCTCAGCCGCTCGGCCCTGGTCGCCAAGCAAAAACGCGAGGAACAGCAGTTGAAGTTGCTGTGA